The genomic stretch GCCGTTTGCCCCGCAGGTGAGTTGGAGGTGGGGGCGGCGCTGGGTGGTGGCCATGCTGCCCCACACTGCCTGCCCCAAGGGGCCTGGCTGCCCGATGGCCCCTGGGGGCCTGGAGATGCAGCGTGGAGGGGGGCAGGTCAGGGAAAGGTCCCTCAGCTGGGAAGCAGGTGACATCCCTGGCACGTCCCCAGCGTCTGGGCACCAAGGACGACGGCGTTGATGCAAGATCTCCACAGGATGATGGATGTGACAGTGGCCTGCTGCCACCTGCCTTTCagcagagggctggggggaTGTTTGGTCACACCGGTGACACCTttgtccccctccccacgctgcctctctctctctctccctcccttccccaggcaACGTCCCTGTGGCCCCTGCCCGTCTCCCCACGCACTCTGCTCTTCCTCGTCACCTGGCCCTTCATCACCCAGTGGCTGCTGCgccgctggcagggcaggaagaGGTGACCGCCGTGTCCCTGCTGCCACTGCCGGCCCCGAGACGAGGCGCAGGACAGCCCCGCCGggccaccaccacccctccttccccatcctgcTTAGCATGAGCTGGGGAAGCACCATGGGATCGACGAGGGAACAGCCTCACCCAGCCACGGGGTCTCCTGCAGGCCGGGACCCCAACCCCGAGGGAAGGGGAGCCACCGCGCACCGCCGAGAGCCACCGTCACTCTCAGGGTCTCGCCAGCACTGCCGGGATGGCAAAGGGACCGGCCGTCCACAGGGAGCGGGGCATGGGATCGCCCCAGTGCCCCAACCGGGATCCCGGGGGATCCCCTCGCTACCGCGCACAGACGGACAGGTCGCCCGCTGGCACTGCCGCCCCGGTGCTgggcagtttgggggggggggtgacaacGCAGCcaccgtccctgtccccagagTCCAGTTCCATGAAGTGCTTGAACGTCTGAACCTGCCTGAATTAAAGTTGCCTTTTCAGTCCAGCCCGGGCTGCCTGCCGCCCTGCCGTGGGGAGGGGACAGCCGTCACCAGGGTCACCCCGCTCCGGCCTGGCCACCCCGCTGTCCCCGCagcgggcagaggtggcagctgcccgtccctgcccccccccggtgcggcggaggaggggggggggccctgTCCCCAGACCCCAACCACTCCTCCCACGCCGGTCCCCGTCCCCACGTTGTCACCAGTGTCACCGCGGGTGGGGGCGGCTCTCGGCGCAGGTGGGATCCCGCAGGCCGAGGCCTCTGGTGCCGCTGGGCCGCTGGCAGCACCTCCCGTCCCCTTCGGGTGAGCAGCCGCCGGTGGCTGTCACCGGGGCGACCCTCCGCCCGGCCCACCCCGCCGGGCCGCGCTTCTGGACCGGGCAGGCTGCGGCCTCCTGCCCCCCCGGGGGGTGGTTGCCGGGGACCCCCCCTCGCCCCGGCGGTGCCACCCCGGGGGTCCCCGGCGGCCGCTTCCCCCAGGCCCTCCCGCCGCCGTCGGgccagggggtgggggggctgggcagggccgggccccccgcccccgtgCTGCTGCCACAGAGGGTGACatggccccccccccggcggccTGTCCCCCACCCCCTTGGCCACGGATCCCCCGTGGACTGACCCACCCCCTCCCTGGGTCCCCAGGTCGCGTGTCCCACAGGGGAGCCCCCCGATGGCCCCCCCCGCAGCTGTGGGTCCCCCCAtggcccccacccccccccagccacggATCCCCGTAGCCCCCCTCAAGGCCGTGGgtcccccggggctgccccccccccatgacTCCCCCATAGCTcagccccgcccccggccgtGGGGCCCCAGGGACCGTGGCGGGGGGGCACAGCGACACTGTGGGGGTggcaggaccaggaccaggcCGCGGGCCGCCCTGCCCCCCACTTCTCCTCCCCCGTCACCCCCCTCCCAGCGCGGACGCGGGcggacccaggcgtccgggaGCGCAGCTCCGCGCCGCCCCTGGAAAAAAGGACGCGGTGCCTTTAAGGAGGGACTTCTTTCCGCTCAGGTTTGTTTACATCTTCCTCCGCGCGGTCGCAGTACCGCCGCACCCAGCGCGGCTCCGGGATTCCTCCGcccgcccccttcccccctcaggcctccccctcagccccccccctctccccgccgcccggcccgtTACGGCCCCACCGGCCAagggccgggccgcggccggggcggAGGATCCGCGGCACCGCCCGGCGACCCCTCCGCGGCGCGGGGACTCCTTTCGGGCCGCCCCACGAGCTcgccgcgggggggggaggcgggggcgcTGCCCTCGGCGCGGCCCTGAAGGTCGCGAGGCGCGCGCGGCCCCGCGCACGGGGGCGCCCCTCCGCTCGTGGtacggcccggccccgcccccgcccctccgGATTGGCGCCGCCGCGCGCGAGTGACGTCCGGCGCCGCCAATCGcggctcccctcccctcccctcgcGGCGGCCAGGGGGCGGTGGCTGGCGGGCGGACCCGCCCTCCTCGCCCGCCGATTGGGCCGCGGGCCGGCACCGCCCGCGCGCGGGGAGCCGtagtggcggcggcgggcgcgcgGCGGAgcagcggcgggggcggggctcTGCGGGTCCCGGCgtgccgcggggcggggcgggcagcgcgcctgcgcggggcggggcggggcgcgcggGGGTACATAAGGCGGGGGAGCGGGCGGGGAGCGGCAGTCGGGAGcaggcggcagcggcggcgggtggAGGCGCGGGGAGGGGTGCGGCTAggggggaggaggcggcggcggcggcggcgcgtgcCATGCGCGCGGGGGGGCGGGCCCGGCGGCGTTAACCCCTCGGCGACCGGCGGCGGtgacgacccccccccccctcggggCCTCGGCCCCGAGCCATGGCCCGGGCGGCCtgagggggagtgggggtgtaaggggcgggggtggggggggccgaGGGTCGGCGGCGGCCCCATGCGGCGCGGGTAGCTCCCGTCCCCGAGGGAGCGGAGCCGAGAGCCATGGCCgacgcggcggcggccgccgagccggagccggggccggAGCCCCAGAGCGAACCGGAGCCCCAGCCGGAGCCCGAGCCGCAGCCGGAGCCCGAGCGCGGTGACGCGCCGGCGGCGGACGGGGAGGCCGGTCGGCTGCCGCCCCCCggggcggaggaggcggcggcggagggcgCGGGCGGCGCCgaggggcggccggcggcgggcggagcggcGCGTCCCGGCCTGGGCCCGCGGTACCGGTCGTCCGTGGGTCGCACCGAGGAGTGGCCGGTGAAGAAGAAGCACCGCCGGCGGCCGTCGAAGAAGAAGCGGCGCTGGAAGCCCTACTCGAAgctgagctgggaggagaagcagcagttcGACGAGCGGCAGAGCCTCCGCGCCTCCCGGCTGCGCGCCGAGATGTTCGCCAAGGGGCAGCCGGTGGCTCCCTACAACACCACGCAGTTCCTGATGGAGGACCACGACCAGGAGGAGCCCGACCTGAAAACCGGGCTGTACCCGCGGCGAGCGGCCGCCAAGTCGGACGACACGAGCGAGGAGGATTTCCtggaggaggcggcggaggaggacGGGGGCAGCGACGGGATGGGGGGGGACGGCAGCGAGTTTCTGCAGAGGGACTTCTCGGAGACCTACGAGCGGTACCATGTGGAGAGCCTGCAGAACATGAGCAAGCAGGAGCTGGTGAAGGAGTACCTGGAGCTGGAGAAGTGCCTCTCCCGCATGGAGGAGGAGAACAACCGGCTGAGGATGGAGAGCAAAAAACACGGCGGGGAGACGGCGGAGACGGCGCGGCTGcggcagctggagctggaagtGGACAGGTTGCGAGCGGAGaacctgcagctgctgaaggagaaggacCTGCCCCGGCAGGAGAAAGGCCCCTGCAAGCTGGGGGAGTGAcgctggggggtgggggggcggggggtatgggggggggcTTTTTACAGTGGTGGGGTGTAACATTCTATACATCTGTACAGAGACGCCGCGGACCCTTTTTAACGGGAAGAAAGCGCAgctggggagcggggggccCGGGAGCTGCCGAggcctccccccccctcttttttagGTGGCTGTgagggggcgaggggggggggttgaTGTGTCGGTGATACTTggtttatgatttattttttttgtgtctaaacaaaaacaaacaaaaaaagatccCCAGGAAAGCTGTAAATTGGCCAAAACTCACTATAAAAAATTATAGAGGTCTAATAAATTTAATTACTTGTAACTGTAACGGTTTTGGTGTGATTTCTATAAGATATTCAGAATGGCATTCCAGAAGGGAATATATTTTGAGTTATTTTTGTGATGTTATAACTGGTCTATGGTGGTGTCTGATTAAAACTAGCCGTAGTTTCTCACTTAAccctttttgttattttttttccctgcttattttaaattctaagCCTGCTCAGTCAGCTGCAATGGTTAAAAATACCTGGAAAAAGCGATAACAGCTCTTAATGTGTATGATGGATGCTGCTGACACCTCTCTAACCTATTAAGCCAAAGTATGTTTCTTTGCCTAAAGGCTTGCTTAAACTTCACTCTCTTTCCTCCCAGGTCAGTTAACTGAGATCTGGGCAAAAACTGCCTAAAAATATACTTCTAAGCTacaagtgaggggaaaaaacttAAAAGTTTTGGAGCAGCCCAGGGAAAAGTTTTGGTAGTCAGCACTTGGCCTCTGAAATGGCTGACGAGGAGGGATCAGTGGAAGGTGAATGTGACAGCTCAACCTTTTACTTCCCTGCTGCTGTACctgagaaggagaagaaaaaaagcaggagaaggTCTAGGCAGCTGCAGGGttttttgaagggaaaacaGGTAAATTCAAAGGGCAAAATAATGGAGGGGCCAGAGTCTGCTCTGGTTTGTGCTGTGGTGTAATCAATGGCAGTCGGGCTCAGAACTGGGAGTGTGCGTTAATGAAACTTGTACCTGGAGAGCCAGGGGATCAGCTGGGGGAACCCCCCGCTTCAGGCTacagcaggagggaaaaatggccttttatgaaaaaaatagaggagTTGAGATCTGGGGGAGGAGAATACAGATACGCCAGATTTTTAACACGAGCCTGGCAAAAAGCAGCCTGCTCTTGGGCGTACGCTGGCATCGACgggcaggaaaaaaggaagctaTTCGAGGGCTACTCACTCAAGAGCCCAGTAGCCACCCGcactcccttcccctctgccatgACATCATCCGGCAGAGCCAGCGCCCGGTGCGGCTGCGGAGGGAGGCACTGCCGCGCCGCCCCGAGCCAGACCAGCGGCAAGGCACGGCGAGAGGTAACGAGTTAATCAGGATCTCGCTGGCTGGGAAGAGCAGCGCCGAACCCTGCGTCCTGCTCGTTCATCCCAGGCACTTCTTTCCAGCGATATATTTTCCCAAATGAGCGATTCCCCCTCTGTATCCGTCCTGCCCGCGATTCTCGTTTTCTTCTGGGGCAGGACAACTGCAGGCGTGTGTCCAGCAGCACTAACTCCGGCGGTGGGTGCTACACTTCACAAGTACCATGAAATGTAGTTCTTAGCACCTGGTGAATGTGAAAAACTTAATGCAAGGAAATATGATTAGTCAAATGTAGCATGGTGGTTGTTACAGAGTGATGGCTGTTACCAAGTTTAGCACACCCACAGGGTTTGCCCTCCATCTACTTACCCCAAACTTGTTACATTTAACTCCTAAGAATAAATCATTTATCTGCAAATGCTTTaacaaacagaactttaaaaaaaaaaacaaaacaaaataccataATGATCAACTCTCCAACCTGCTTTGACTCCACCAACTTTTTCTACTTTATTCTGTGCTCTGTTCTAATGAGAATGAGTCTTCATATGAACCAGGTTACCTCCGATCCCCACTTCAGGAGGTGTTTAAGAACGGCAGGTCTCCCAGCATAGGCTCGTTCCAGCTCCTGCATCCAAACCTCCTGGCAGACGTAGACCGATGGCATTTCGGGACCTTTGAAACCTCTGAGTGGATCAGTAACAGATGGGGAGCTCGTCCCCACTTCGCCTTCCCAGCCGAGGGAAGAGCTTGCCTGCCTGAGTCTCCCTGTGAGTTCTGGAGCCTGGCTCAGAGTTGGTCCGGAGGAGACGAGTTCAACTGCAGCTCAACTGTTTGAGAGGAACAAATGAAATCTTAGAGATCGTCAGAGATAAAGGTGCCGAAGAGCTGGCTGTGATGTGGTATCAAAGGGCAGCAATTAGTCCCTCCTGACAAGAAGGCAGCGCGCTGTCTTAACTAGTTGAGGGCAAGTACCTCCCTGGAGGGTAAGGCAGCCTCGCCTGCCAAACCTTTGAAGCACATCCCTTCTCTCGCTGCCACACTTTGGTCTTTCCTGGGTTGTTAGAGCCAACTGGCCTTTATTCCGGCTCCTCCAGTGAGCCCAGGAATGCCgctggcacagcagcacccCTCCGATCTCCGTGAACGGGCTGCGCCTTGGCGCAGAGCCCGTGGCTGCAGGAATCTGCCTGTCGGAGCTCCTGCTTGTCCCGACTGTGGGGCCGAGCAGTAGGAAGAGGCTCGCTGCCGCTCTGCTGGCTGTAGGAGAACACCAACGCCAGCTTTGCAGCAAGCAGCCTCAGAAACATGCGGTGTATAGAGACCCTCTTGGCTAAAGGGTTTCCCACTTGCTGAGGAAAAGACTGCATTTCTGTCCTAGGGAGAGGTAGAAATTATTGCActaatacaaaagaaaagggGACTAAAACATCCCACCAGTGGTTACGGCCATTCCTCTTCGATGCGGGGCGAAGCGGCATATGGACAGACCAGTTCCCTGAAAACACTGCTGGctgcaagaaaattaaaaaaaaggaagtagtCCATCTTAAACAGCCCGTTAGTGCTGCAACATTGGTGTGAAGTGAAACCCAAATCCTGCCCCTTAACACTGGTTGAAGAGAACGTGCAGCTTGCCTTCCCTCACGGTCTGAAGAAGTTTCAAGGAGCAGGTTGCTGGTACTCACTGGCATGGCAATTAGGTCCTGAAGTCCGTTAAACCCAGCCGTTTGATGTTCCAGGTTTTATAAAGCAGGGACATGGTGCTGACAATAACACTGTTGTCCTGCCTACAACTTAACTTGCActaattgcatttaattttgttaGCTTTACATTCTGAGGATATACTTACACAGCTGTTTGGGATATCCTGGTGATTCTCTTGTGTCACAAGGTAAGCAgcattttgttgaaaaaaaaaaaaagaggagaatcTGCGGCACAGTGAGCCCTGCACACGGAAGAGGTTTTACGGTGCTCACCAACGAGGCCATTGACGAAAGGCTGGCAGCTTTTGGTCCATCTGCAACACACCAAACCCTGGCTGTTAGGATCAGGCCCATCATGTTCGCTCCCTTCCTGCTCCCACCCTACAAAAAACCCTCTAACAACCCAGGTAGGTGCCAAGGCATGCAGCTTGAATGAAGCATAGCCCTGATTAGTTTGGCAAAATCAACTTGAAATGAGATCTTCAGCTGTCGTGCGCGTGCAGAGACACACACGACAATAAACCTCCCAGCCTTTACAACGCAGCaatttataaaaacatgaagCTTCAGAGTTCAGGACCTAATAAAGCAATGTGGGAGTTGAAAATTGTCAGCAGAGTCATAACAACAAAGCATctgcttcaaaaaaaagaacaccaagagcataaatgtaaaataatctgGTTTTTAACTGGAAAAGTCCACATTTGACAGTGCAATCCGCGCTTATACCAGAAGCCTCCAAAATCTCACTGTTTTACATCTAAACCAAGTCCTGTTAATACCAGGGGATGAGCTGGCATTATCTGCCTTtcacagagggaagaaaacgTGGCCGAGTCACTCGCTTAAAGAAATTCGGCCTGTAACGCAGCCAGGAACTCAACCCAGGCtaccagctgcccccagcctcacCGCTCATCAGAGAACTGAGCACAGAGGCTGCTGTCAGCTCAAAAAACTCCTTGGTGctgagtttttttgtttgtttgttgttgtttttttttaaaaaaaaggtgtgttgttgttgttgttttttttaaaaaaacggGCTTTTTTTGACTttgcacagggaaaaaaacccactcgGTTATTTCCACCAGCCAGAGGAGTGGCATTTATAACTCAAAGACAAGGTTCACTCCAGTTTATTATCAGCCTGAAAAGTTATCCCTTCGGCCCTGGCAACAGGCAAAcgcttttgtttttaagtgtcTCCAAGCACCAGAGCAGTAACTGCTGCCTTGGTAGATGGCAGCAGGCGAGGGGAGGCCATATTAACTGCGATCCACTGGATCCAGCCAGGGAGAACCCCCTCCGGGAATCCAGCCGTGGTTTGGCTGAAATGTGTGAAACAAAGGATTAAATTCGAGGGAGTATCTTTTTCCCCGGACGTGGTGTATTAAAAGGCTGTTGTGCGATGGCACGGCAGACAACAAGCAGCTTTCAGCCTTCCAGGAAATGTGTTTCCTAACCCAAATTTCACTTTCAATATAAAACTGCGCTGCTCCTCCCCACTTTGTGCCTACTGGGGGTCCGTCATAAAACCAGCCCTGCCGGGAGCTCGGGCTGCTGCTGTCGAGCAACGTTCAAATACTACTGTTTAACGCGGGTTTTGCTAGAAAAAcatcccccccacacacacacagagcattaCAGGTGAGGCCGCAGCCGAGGCGACGCTTGTCAGCGGAGCCACGACGTGAAAATCCGCGCAGCCCGGGACGGGCCcggcctccccccgccccaccgcGCACTCAGACCCCGGACGAGGCCCCGGCGCCGGTCCGAGCCTCCCCCGGCTCCAGACGAGGCGCTCCCGGCAGTGGACGgggtcccccccgccccgtccccggAGCCCTAACAGGGGGAGCGGCCGGTGACGGGcgcggtgccgccgccgccgcccacCTCGGGGCCGGCGGGGAAACCCGTGCTCCACTCCCGGGGAAAGGGAGAcccggccgggccgccccgcgCTCCCTTGCTCGGCGCCGCGGAGGAGCCCCCCCCGCCGGTCCACCGGCCGCTCACCGGCCTCGCCGCGCCGCGCACCCCCGCCTCCGCGGCGGGCAGCGAGGCCCGGAGCCGgcctccacacacacaaaatggcGGCCGCCGCTCGACCGCCATAGCCGGCGCCTCGGCCCTACCGCCCTTCCGCCAATCACGTACCGCCGTGCCGCTGCTTGACGGCTTGGCGGAGCCAATAGAAAGGAGAGcgcagaggaagaggaggggcgCGCCTCCGCCGCGCGGCCTTCTGGGGGTTGTAGTCCCCCGCCGCGGCAGGGCGGCCGGCACAGGGCGGCTGCAGACTCGCTGTCCCATGATGCCGAGTGGCCCCACCCCGAGAGCGCCGCATCCGGGCGCGGCGCGTTGCCATGGCGatgggcggggcggggccgcccgggGGCTGAGGAGGGGGCCGGTCCCGGTCCCCGTTTCCTGGTCCCCGTTTCCCGGcccagccgccgccgcgggggcggggga from Buteo buteo chromosome 9, bButBut1.hap1.1, whole genome shotgun sequence encodes the following:
- the HEXIM1 gene encoding protein HEXIM1 → MADAAAAAEPEPGPEPQSEPEPQPEPEPQPEPERGDAPAADGEAGRLPPPGAEEAAAEGAGGAEGRPAAGGAARPGLGPRYRSSVGRTEEWPVKKKHRRRPSKKKRRWKPYSKLSWEEKQQFDERQSLRASRLRAEMFAKGQPVAPYNTTQFLMEDHDQEEPDLKTGLYPRRAAAKSDDTSEEDFLEEAAEEDGGSDGMGGDGSEFLQRDFSETYERYHVESLQNMSKQELVKEYLELEKCLSRMEEENNRLRMESKKHGGETAETARLRQLELEVDRLRAENLQLLKEKDLPRQEKGPCKLGE